Proteins encoded together in one Microplitis mediator isolate UGA2020A chromosome 7, iyMicMedi2.1, whole genome shotgun sequence window:
- the LOC130671925 gene encoding ankyrin-1-like, whose protein sequence is MEYMLQNGVEAEARNREGMTAAHLDVRRMYMGIFNLFTEHDVNMDIEDEKGITPLFYAVEYGQSEKVNALLKQGARVNHRDCYGMTPLFMIFKKILTRRYEGDNLYSPEHIRKMEITRMLIRFGANVNQQTTNGDVTPLHLAGARGYDEIVTMLLENGADVNLKDKKGRYVVQYC, encoded by the coding sequence ATGGAATATATGCTACAGAATGGAGTCGAGGCAGAGGCACGAAATCGTGAAGGAATGACAGCTGCGCACCTGGATGTACGACGTATGTACATgggaatatttaatttgttcaCTGAACACGACGTGAATATGGACATCGAAGATGAAAAAGGAATAACACCACTATTTTATGCAGTGGAATATGGACAATCGGAAAAGGTAAACGCATTATTAAAACAAGGGGCTAGAGTAAATCATAGAGATTGCTATGGAATGACACCGCTATTCatgatatttaagaaaattttaactcgCCGGTATGAAGGGGACAATTTATACAGTCCAGAGCACATAAGGAAGATGGAAATAACAAGAATGCTAATAAGATTTGGAGCCAATGTCAATCAGCAGACGACTAATGGGGACGTAACACCATTGCACCTAGCTGGAGCGAGAGGATATGATGAGATTGTAACAATGCTGCTGGAAAATGGAGCGgatgttaatttaaaagacaAGAAAGGAAGATACGTTGTACAATACTGCTGA